From a region of the Besnoitia besnoiti strain Bb-Ger1 chromosome I, whole genome shotgun sequence genome:
- a CDS encoding hypothetical protein (encoded by transcript BESB_007050), translating into MRCTQGSNSDTAKHAEAPPHAGLEAEREESKIMCAYRKRKPKAGPWRLRRAARAGDPSSARSDAADDRRAEDLHSIPESAVAPGDEREALGSEVARHGMHIAEDSKAARAQRRPWPRPRGGSRRELAVLALAGGRSERLTRQRRTDTGEASGAAAETPASLDAADTSTEVGSGEREASAPRQDSEPEGVAADRETTPAAHASDRGGQDGVPTSQEEERKEEAIGRRSSRKRGRRFQVADTEDEESVSETSSRVNRELASGSEEKVQAAAAPGAEIERTRYSYDAASATGDTEAEVKLHTTEAEEVTQSDEFASATVGCAPEETTKPTLQATEAPKREGIQHESKGVPKTKSTKLRHPATAAPSLDASSGHGRRKERHLEAREDVLEKEGGGGGATESIRSPGMCLRSSEEKAQDQQANAAGESLTVAAAERTRDAKEEAADGDARGDCQTCSRTAAKNKPSSPLQPPDFSPSSVALEAPRADGLSLVFLPGLPSSPVEAGSDPARSSKRQQACETRSLEVASGDNRDASAFTPVAMLNTSSRLASVAATGLAPAGDQSCEASHLGSSAPPSETVLSLALGKVRAAEREREDKGDDREAKSAKKDEADSPVNEREAAAPGGDAPVDGRLQDGCRREARGTAQDYTEMMTQRAGEAGDDTRRNMASASAAASSDAPEGEPDRRQGRQQTDRTQETHARERDEAREGEAGGSRIETLAYCCLGSPPPLQPLLSQRLWSVSAFLQRRGDKSEGRDKVKQNALPSAPRALTATPLSCLTQRLYTRLPSAAEARGRSRASPPSARKGEPSSDSSGEREGTKETTASPEEKGGARQATAESRESKCVEFEGAKDCIEESHFAGGRGGRYDRQERGYKEKAVTEEREVFDGNKDRTGHDPDNRHSSLTRSPYEGAAADSRNRSLPPRRTSVDSRHAFPRRHRALGRRDLFREEERRPRRAWSSRSESSSRSASTQPPGRREYFDRGSSSSPDARRHRSRDRSRELRGSRETSSDRSPKHERHSAEGGSVWGEERGSSSASRRRGCGGREPVGRPSTERHTHPEHRRERRKTDAERDRSRGSSQPFRRRSHHETQFCRRRDDTQREAWAHSRDASEKDSPSRTGRGQRSRSRDGASHRRRRGSYRERRCDDRESDAGQRDSGGGTARTGARSRGRPFAEDIQFSPETRSLQNDARMPATKRASERGASERHRDRNLTRPLVWLGSRKHSRERSPESRRGAYSHSPVHRHSGGRVQVRGHPSSRQRQARPERWSEECEECDERGAPRSEVLPCESMATRRRSSHDSLGAGRTCVGEATANADSEPEPTRSRGHSRYSKRKGESLGSTGEGRGRRSARERSDVRGWILGATCPDPEQTLHSRAPERLEGNRGDSDPHSRPQDGRAAARSSHPPARDIFTAFQIKGTPLAKARRPWEAGEMPKIKVSLLTRKPQAAPNRDDAVQP; encoded by the coding sequence ATGCGGTGTACCCAAGGATCCAACTCAGACACCGCGaagcatgcagaggcgcctccgcatgcGGGTCTGGAGGCCGAGAGGGAAGAGTCCAAAATCATGTGTGCCTACAGGAAAAGGAAGCCAAAGGCAGGGCCATGGAGGCTGAGGCGTGCAGCTCGCGCAGGAGATCCCTCGTCGGCGAGGAGtgacgcggcggacgacaGACGAGCGGAAGACCTCCACAGCATTCCGGAGAGCGCCGTAGCCCCGGGAGATGAGAGAGAGGCCCTCGGCTCCGAAGTAGCACGACACGGGATGCACATTGCGGAAGACAGCAAAGCCGCCagggcgcagcgaaggcccTGGCCACGACCGCGCGGGGGCTCTAGGCGCGAACTCGCGGTACTTGCACTCGCGGGGGGACGAAGTGAGAGACTcacgaggcagcgccggaCAGACACTGGCGAGGCgagtggcgccgcggcggagacgccagcCTCACTGGATGCTGCAGACACCTCGACAGAGGTAGGAAgtggagagcgcgaggcttCAGCTCCTCGGCAGGACTCCGAACCCGAAGGCGTAGCCGCCGATagagagacgacgccggcagcTCACGCATCCGACAGAGGTGGACAGGACGGGGTGCCCACGAGCCAAGAGGAAGAGCGGAAGGAAGAGGCGATAGGAAGAAGGAGCAGCCgaaagcgaggaaggcgcttCCAAGTAGCAGACactgaggacgaagagagcgtCTCAGAGACGTCTTCTCGAGTGAATCGAGAGCTTGCGTcagggagcgaagagaaggtgcaggcagcagccgcaccaGGGGCGGAAATCGAGCGCACGCGTTACTCTTACGATGCGGCTTCTGCGACAGGCGACACAGAGGCGGAAGTGAAACTCCACACGacagaggccgaggaggTGACGCAATCCGACGAGTTCGCTTCCGCGACGGTCGGGTGTGCGCCGGAAGAGACAACCAAGCCTACCCTtcaggcgacagaggcgccgaagcgggAGGGGATCCAACACGAATCCAAAGGCGTTCCGAAGACAAAGTCAACAAAGCTTCGCCACCCAGCGACTGCGGCACCGTCTCTAGATGCGTCGAGCGGGCACGGAAGGCGAAAGGAGAGGCatctggaggcgcgcgaagatgTGCTGGAGAAGGAGGGGGGTGGCGGAGGAGCTACGGAGTCTATTCGTTCACCGGGCATGTGCCTGAGAAGCAGTGAAGAAAAGGCGCAGGACCAGCAGGCGAACGCTGCTGGCGAGTCCCTGAcagtcgccgcggcagagagaaCTCGGGACGCCAaggaagaagctgcggatggcgacgcgcgaggcgactgTCAAACCTGCTCGCGAACCGCCGCGAAGAATaagccttcctctcctcttcaaCCGCCGGACTTCTCTCCGTCATCTGTCGCGCTCGAAGCGCCTAGGGCCGATGGGCTCTCCCTCGTTTTTCTACCTGgcctgccgtcgtcgccggtcGAGGCGGGAAGCGACCCCGCGAGGTCTTCTAAAAGACAGCAGGCTTGCGAAACGAGGAGCCTCGAGGTAGCCTCCGGCGACAACAGGGACGCCAGCGCCTTCACTCCAGTGGCGATGCTAAACACCTCTTCccggctcgcctccgtcgctgcgACCGGCCTGGCACCCGCAGGCGACCAGAGCTGCGAGGCATCGCATCTtggctcctctgcgccccCCTCGGAAACggtcctctcgctcgccctgGGCAAGgtgcgcgctgcagagagagaacgagaggaCAAAGGCGACGAccgggaggcgaagagcgcgaagaaagaTGAGGCCGACAGCCCCGTCAACGAGCGggaagctgccgcgccgggaggcgacgcgcccgtcGACGGGCGACTCCAAGACGGATGtcgacgcgaggcgagaggcaccGCGCAAGACTACACGGAAATGATGACGCAAAgggcgggagaggcgggggATGACACCCGGAGGAACATGGCCTCCGCAtccgcggctgcttcgtctgACGCGCCTGAAGGAGAGCCCGATAGAAGGCAAGGCAGGCAGCAAACAGACAGGACGCaggagacacacgcgagggagcgcgacgaggcaagGGAAGGGGAGGCTGGCGGCAGTCGTATTGAGACTCTCGCCTACTGCTGTCTgggctctccgcctccccttCAGCCGCTCCTAAGCCAGCGACTCTGGAGCGTCTCTGCCTTTttgcagaggcgaggcgacaaGAGCGAAGGGAGAGACAAGGTGAAGCAAAACGCCCTGCCTTCAGCCCCCAGGGCCCTGACGGCGACCCCCCTCAGCTGCCTGACGCAGCGGCTGTACACGCGTTTGCCctctgccgcggaggccagaggccgcagcagagcgtcCCCCCCCTCGGCTCGAAAAGGTGAGCCGTCAAGCGACTCCAGCGGGGAACGCGAGGGGACAAAAGAGACGACAGCATCACccgaggagaagggcggTGCTCGCCAGGCCACTGCGGAGAGTCGGGAGTCGAAATGTGTCGAATTTGAGGGCGCAAAAGATTGCATCGAGGAGTCGCACTTCGCCGGGGGCCGTGGCGGACGCTACGACCGCCAGGAGCGAGGATACAAAGAAAAAGCGGTCactgaagaaagagaagtGTTCGACGGGAACAAGGACAGAACAGGGCACGATCCCGATAATCGACACTCGTCGCTGACACGTTCGCCGTAtgaaggcgcagccgcggactCAAGAAACAGGTCGCTACCCCCACGGAGGACATCCGTCGACTCCCGGCACGCGTTCCCGCGACGGCACCGCGCCCTgggccgccgcgacctcttccgggaagaggagagaaggccgcggagggcgtggAGTTCGCGGAGCGAAAGCAGCTCGAGGTCTGCCAgcacgcagccgccgggACGGCGAGAATACTTCgaccgcggcagcagctcgtcgcccgatgcgaggagacaccgctCGAGGGACAGATCTCGCGAGCTACGCGGGTCTAGGGAAACCAGCAGTGACCGTAGCCCAAAGCACGAACGGCAttcggcggagggcgggagcGTCTGGGGGGAGGAGCGCGGCAGCTCGTCAGCGAGTCGACGTCGCGGATGCGGGGGCAGGGAACCGGTCGGCCGTCCTTCAACCGAGCGGCACACGCACCCGGAGCACagacgcgaaagaagaaaaacagacgcagaacgcgatcgctcgcgcggcagctctcAACCtttccgcaggcgcagccacCACGAGACGCagttctgcaggcgccgagacgacacacagagagaggctTGGGCGCACTCCAGAGACGCCTCTGAGAAAGACTCGCCCAGCCGCACAGGCCGGGGGCAGCGTTCCCGCAGCCGGGATGGAGCCTCGCACAGACGCAGGAGAGGGTCGTATCGAGAGAGGAGGTGCGACGACAGAGAAAGTGATGCGGGTCAACGGGACAGTGGAGGCGGCACTGCGCGCACAGGCGCCAGGAGTCGCGGGCGCCCTTTCGCTGAAGACATCCAGTTTTCGCCAGAGACACGAAGCCTGCAAAACGACGCACGCATGCCGGCGACGAAGCGCGCAAGCGAACGGGGTGCATCGGAGAGGCACCGAGACAGGAACTTGACACGCCCTCTCGTATGGCTTGGCTCAAGAAAACACTCCCGGGAAAGGAGCCCGGAgagtcgcagaggcgcatACTCCCACTCCCCCGTTCATCGCCACAGTGGCGGGCGAGTTCAGGTCCGTGGACACCCTTCAAGCCGTCAGCGGCAAGCCAGGCCCGAGCGGTGGAGTGAAGAATGCGAAGAGTGCGACGAGCGGGGAGCTCCACGAAGCGAAGTCCTGCCGTGTGAAAGCatggcgacgaggcggcgctccagccacgactcgctcggcgcgggtCGTACGTGTGTTGgggaggcgaccgcgaaTGCAGACAGCGAGCCAGAACCgacccgcagccgcggacacTCCCGTTACTCGAAAAGAAAGGGGGAAAGCCTGGGCTCCACGGGCGAAGGCCGAGgtcggcgcagcgccagagagaggagcgacgtGCGCGGGTGGATTCTGGGGGCGACCTGTCCTGACCCAGAACAGACTCTAcattctcgcgcgcctgaaAGACTGGAGGGCaaccgcggcgacagcgatcCACACTCACGCCCGCAGgacggacgcgccgcggccagaTCCAGCCACCCGCCCGCCAGGGATATCTTCACTGCGTTTCAAATAAAAGGGACGCCTCTGGCgaaagcgcggcggccgtggGAGGCGGGTGAAATGCCGAAAATCAAGGTATCCTTGTTGACCAGGAAACCCCAAGCGGCCCCTAACAGGGATGACGCCGTGCAGCCGTAG
- a CDS encoding hypothetical protein (encoded by transcript BESB_007060) — MLCRKRYPAQGYPMEAALLVQQVSSRTHPTTTELRLRPQHQVCVGTLDSLLGVAPLPLSDRLKVVGYFALSPSSGVAAGDSAVELSLALCVFDCSRFALTLPLLLTAGPAAAFRARGAAGAPHQQRPSPAQAPDSRERAAALTSLQLRVTVNPPQLQLVSPPTLDYGVIRAHSQVTQLCRLKNRADVPTLARLRRIPEAPDLESSLDRSHNIPEFPVSRYSDLVRFACGEVGNAPGSAALGAASANTPGENGAVYHWGSPFNAETLERLGPATQRPPAESLRHRTASGPLRRSACARCSCVVDYAEETDADSLQVLAATTSEGPPGGPAARGQSEFGNWNAEAKFANLSSSRRPSGSHSVTFYPEWVLVPARGTADIAVILTTSHPKVLSGVVAVDWLGVDGGIILGIQAAVQLPRVRLSRTALHLDFCYIHIPRTIDEGGDAAVFLCNDSDLPASFSWHPVPVSAAEGDSAAACAFSKTDSRVVRASSVLAAADSAPLEIRFRPAAGLLAPRSRQAVHVEVVAHRVAPELQAAGACWISGLLSPLYFKVQTPCKSLQLKYALLDEATWKRCLSMEPPGSPQAGPAVGTGRAAFASRRTLGLESTRASVDALLRFRSPRVSLPPSLPHCDQLREAGAATPGLIEMTDGWEECSGRASVLDTIQVETLKVGESRIVYLLLSNVCSIPASFRVSAVRYPAAPSTPPAPEATPFHAETLQSGEAQAQQRRRAPSSGHALPAQRGASADRRALFAQLADARERPRAKSFSRGEAARVNRHQCLQSPRGTGPPFDLGDPQQTPVKDQSLAESSPLLSDRRALSRASCVAEPAFGEEGAECRLVLTRTAFRSAPGYLSASGQAHCAAAAEEKRRALLLSDGMGFAVFAAPAVGCLPANATECIPIEFLADAPGTFEDRLVLELRAHPCGGSPPGGAASPRSPQQNLRMQAHFPLRVSAVGEALLFAPHQPSLSLAAAPCPRIAIASCIVPSRAYSSRSAPAKPGWLPVQSAPAAKVVLPLNALAAAAAEAAVSRAQGERPASQQLDGDARAAERPLERSASVPRGETLAGESKGACAATAPPSAIFKVFNRSPEDVFLEWRIFDLDAWDEQRREEGLRRETAEREALAAREAAEKESEDAEAERLLELERETQRQQDEAPAPAPAPTPSSPSKTPGNRREAPSQTSSAGAPTPTGAPGTVPSATVPLSASAPQGSRETPETGVTARCLVDEANREDDAEGSGAQPDEKRHMGVSVGDAHTEEAQEGRSQDEAGDGRGRGPMGGSAGEASAARRDETLVPPDTCALENLPSSREASSRLEQGGGKDIPPKRPVVVSPGLCIIKAKSTQTFRITFEGLHETARQHRFRLVGTGTQVPKTSGPQSPPISGARARPLAPAGRTGATASCGDRPARDFRERSAHAELAASSEPTSRRAATAQSKPEKEVAALPSGEPGDSSDEEMRGTGHSATSRGVETDGPSPSGGRCLSGWMEKPESDNINRGEESDEALRSAGRAAHTRGPANEDEHGDELRIRERAGINSANRVGGQGASDSVLLLDVHADFYEPQVDVGLAQDLLPGENEESSSKTHDATGTPSGAGEPLCTFAATPSSWIEGRDENDAERSRKFPCNSESTRLEILQHTIYLRNPLPCDVHVAFAVEGDHFSIKGIKLDKDSSGTKPCRPGARQAFVLRPGQRGRLQLAFRPPPLSLWRAGPLTEFRGFLVASFPSAPVGTRRQRWEVTAECRQPAIRLESAERHAAESPVDGEDDLMTRAGVRLSGGQIRLHVAFGRVHIAARKAVKRSLTLSSVSPVAAKWSLAHVPKESSSPTSPSRSASVGGAAHRRTRLGTSSRVPISRSVKKATDDPNAFRFDIRSGVLGPGAERAIGRSRRALSATSCGVQKVSVVFEPRSVAVYRSRFRICVEHGESIDFELEGVGSVDEEDDP, encoded by the exons ATGCTGTGCAGGAAGAGATATCCAGCTCAAGGCTATCcgatggaggcggcgcttcttGTTCAGCAGGTGAGCAGTCGCACGCATCCCACAACGACCGAGTTGCGGCTGCGTCCGCAGCACCAAGTGTGTGTCGGCACTCTTGACTCGCTTCTCGGTgtggcgcctctgcctctctcagATCGACTCAAGGTGGTCGGCTACTTtgctctctcgccctccagCGGGGTGGCGGCCGGTGACTCTGCGGTGGagctgtcgctcgcgctctgcgtgtTTGACTGCTCGCGTTTTGCCCTCACGCTTCCCCTTCTCCTCACTGCCGGGCCAGCCGCGGCATTCCGAGCAagaggcgcggctggcgcgccgcaccagcagcgcccgtcgcctgcgcaagCTCCAGACAGCCGCgaacgcgctgccgctctgacctcgctgcagctgcgcgtgaCCGTCAACCCGCCGCAGCTTCAGCTGGTTTCTCCCCCTACTCTGGACTACGGCGTG ATCAGGGCGCACAGCCAGGTCACCCAGCTCTGCAGGTTGAAGAACCGCGCGGACGTCCcgacgctcgcgcgcctaCGCAGGATTCCGGAGGCCCCAGACTTAGAGAGCTCGCTCGACAGAAGCCACAACATCCCAGAGTTCCCCGTGTCTCGGTACTCCGACCTGgttcgcttcgcctgcggagaggTGGGCAACGCGCCAGGCTCTGCCGCACTTGGTGCTGCTTCTGCCAACACGCCTGGCGAAAATGGAGCTGTGTATCATTGGGGATCTCCTTTCAACGCAGAAACACTGGAACGCCTCGGACCAGCGACCCAGCGCCCGCCTGCTGAGAGCTTGAGACACCGCACAGCCTCAGGCCCTTTACGgagaagcgcatgcgcgagatGCAGCTGCGTCGTGGATtacgcggaggagacggacGCTGACTCTCTGCAAGTTCTGGCAGCAACGACCTCCGAAGGCCCCCCTGGAGGGCCTGCCGCACGGGGGCAGTCTGAATTCGGCAACTGGAATGCTGAAGCAAAGTTTGCAAACCTAtccagcagcagacggccgTCAGGAAGTCACTCCGTGACGTTTTATCCCGAGTGGGTTCTCGTCCCAGCCCGCGGCACAGCGGACATTGCTGTGATACTGACCACAAGTCACCCGAAAGTGCTCAGCGGAGTCGTTGCC GTGGATTGGCTCGGCGTCGACGGCGGAATAATCCTTGGCATTCAAGCGGCAGTCCAGCTCCCGCGAGTGCGGCTCAGTCGCACAGCCCTTCACCTGGATTTCTGTTATATTCACATTCCAAGGACGAtagacgaaggcggagacgccgccgttTTTCTGTGCAATGACTCCGACCTTCCGGCATCCTTCTCGTGGCACCCGGTGCCTGTATCGGCAGCCGAGGGGGactctgctgctgcatgcgccttcaGCAAGACAGACTCACGCGTTGTGCGGGCGTCATCCGTCCTCGCGGCAGCCGACTCTGCTCCACTGGAAATTCGCTTCAGGCCtgccgcgggcctcctcgCACCCCGCAGTCGGCAGGCCGTCCACGTGGAAGTCGTCGCGCACAGAGTCGCTCCGGAGCTtcaggccgcgggcgcctgctggATCTCAGGTCTCCTCAGTCCTCTGTACTTCAAGGTTCAGACGCCATGCAAAAGCCTTCAGCTGAAGTACGCCCTTCTGGATGAGGCCACGTGGAAGCGATGTCTCTCTATGGAGCCGCCGGGAAGCCCGCAGGCAGGCCCAGCCGTCGGAACcggccgcgcggccttcgccagcAGACGCACGCTTGGCCTTGAGTCTACGCGAGCCTCCGTCGACGCcctccttcgcttccgcaGCCCGAGGGTCTCCTTAccgccctcgctgccccACTGCGACCAGCTCCGCgaagccggcgccgcgacgccgggTCTGATTGAAATGACTGACGGCTGGGAAGagtgcagcgggcgcgcgagcgtgCTGGATACTATTCAGGTGGAGACCCTGAAGGTCGGCGAGTCGCGGATTGTCTACCTGCTCCTCTCCAACGTGTGCAGCATCCCTGCAAGCTTCCGAGTTTCAGCGGTCCGGtaccccgccgcgccttcgacgCCGCCAGCCCCGGAGGCCACTCCCTTTCATGCCGAGACCCTGCAGTCGGGAGAAGCCCAGGCACAacagagaaggcgggcgcCCAGCTCAGGCCACGCATTgccagcgcagagaggggcTTCAGCGGATCGCCGAGCTCTTTTTGCCCAGCTGGCGGATGCTCGAGAACGCCCCCGAGCAAAGTCCTTCTCccgcggagaggctgcgcgcgtcaACCGGCATCAGTGCCTGCAGTCGCCACGGGGGACAGGGCCGCCTTTTGACCTTGGCGATCCCCAGCAGACCCCCGTGAAAGACCAAAGCTTGGCGGAAAGCAGTCCACTTCTGAGCGACCGGCGCGCTCTGAGCCGGgcgagctgcgtcgcggagcctgcattcggcgaggagggggcCGAATGCAGGCTTGTCTTGACTCGAACCGCATTCCGCAGCGCGCCTGGCTACCTGTCGGCTTCCGGTCAGGCGCACtgtgccgcggctgctgaggagaagcggcgggcgctcctGTTGTCCGATGGAATGGGATTCGCTGTGtttgccgcgcccgccgtcggATGCCTGCCGGCAAACGCCACGGAGTGCATTCCGATTGAGTTCCTCGCGGATGCCCCGGGAACCTTTGAAGACCGACTCGtcctcgagctccgcgccCACCCCTGCGGCGGGTCGCCtcctggaggcgcagcctctccgcgAAGTCCGCAGCAGAATCTGAGGATGCAAGCTCACTTTCCTCttcgtgtctccgccgttgGCGAGGCACTTCTCTTTGCCCCACACCAACCCTCTTTgagcctcgccgcagcaccCTGCCCCCGCATCGCTATTGCGTCCTGCATCGTCCCGTCTCGCGCATATAGTTCGCGCTCTGCACCGGCGAAACCGGGTTGGTTGCCTGTGCAGTCTGCACCCGCCGCCAAAGTCGTCTTGCCGCTGAATGcactcgctgccgcggcggcggaagccgcggTGTCGCGAGCGCAGGGCGAGCGGCCAGCCTCTCAACAGCTagacggagacgcgcgggcTGCGGAGAGGCCATTGGAGCGAAGCGCCAGTGTGCCCCGGGGAGAGACGCTAGCGGGCGAGTCTAAgggggcctgcgccgcgactgCGCCACCCTCTGCTATTTTCAAAGTCTTCAACCGCAGCCCGGAGGATGTCTTCCTGGAGTGGCGCATCTTCGATCTCGACGCGTGGGACGAGCAGCGACGGGAGGAGGGTCTTcgccgcgagacggcggagagagaggcgctcgcagccagagaagctgcagagaaagaaagtGAGGATGCCGAGGCCGAGAGACTCTTGGAACTCGAGCGCGAGACCCAGAGGCAACAGGACGAAGCACCAGCGCCTGCCCCCGCTCCGACCCCCTCATCACCCTCCAAGACCCCAGGCAACCGGCGGGAAGCCCCTTCTCAAACCAgctcggccggcgcgccAACGCCAACTGGAGCGCCTGGCACGGTTCCAAGTGCAACTGTCCCCCTCAGTGCTTCCGCGCCCCAGGggtcgcgcgagacgcccgaGACCGGCGTCACCGCCAGGTGCCTGGTTGATGAGGCGaacagagaagacgacgcagagggcagcgGTGCGCAACCCGATGAGAAGAGGCACATGGGAGTTTCAGTCGGAGACGCTCACACGGAGGAAGCTCAGGAGGGGAGAAGCCAAGATGAAGCCGGTGATGGGCGAGGGAGGGGGCCGATGGGGGGAAgtgccggcgaggcgagtgCAGCGCGACGGGATGAAACCCTTGTGCCGCCAGACACATGCGCCTTGGAGAATCTGCCCTCAAGTCGGGAGGCATCCTCGAGGCTAGAAcagggaggggggaaggaTATTCCCCCGAAACGTCCTGTTGTCGTGTCACCAGGGCTTTGCATCATCAAGGCAAAGTCGACGCAGACGTTCCGCATCACGTTTGAGGGCCTACATGAGACAGCTCGCCAGCATCGTTTCCGACTTGTGGGCACGGGGACACAGGTGCCGAAGACATCTGGTCCTCAGTCTCCGCCGATCTCTggagcccgcgcgcggcctctggcgccggcTGGGCGAACGGGGGCAACAGCCTCTTGCGGAGACAGACCCGCCAGGGACTTCAGAGAGCGCAGCGCCCATGCGGAGCTTGCTGCGTCTTCTGAACCGACcagccggcgcgctgccacCGCTCAGAGCAAACCCGAAAAAGAGGTCGCAGCTCTGCCGTCCGGTGAGCCGGGCGACTCCTCAGACGAAGAGATGCGCGGGACGGGGCACTCTGCCACTTCGCGCGGAGTCGAGACCGACGgcccttcgccttctggcggccgctgcctcaGCGGGTGGATGGAAAAGCCCGAGAGCGACAACATCAACCGAGGAGAGGAGTCTGACGAGGCACTGCGCTCTGCTGGCCGTGCCGCACACACCCGGGGGCCAGCAAACGAAGATGAGCACGGCGACGAACTCAGGATccgagagagagcgggaaTAAACAGCGCGAACAGAGTCGGCGGCCAAGGCGCAAGTGACTCCGTCCTTTTGCTGGATGTCCACGCTGACTTCTACGAGCCGCAAGTGGACGTTGGATTGGCCCAAGATCTCCTTCCCGGGGAGAATGAGGAAAGTTCCTCGAAGACACATGACGCGACTGGCACCCCTTCAGGGGCGGGCGAACCGCTGTGCACATTTGCAGCGACTCCATCGAGTTGGATCGAGGGCAGAGACGAGAATGACGCGGAGAGATCTCGTAAATTTCCCTGCAATTCGGAATCAACGCGTCTTGAAATCCTTCAGCATACTATCTACCTGCGAAATCCGCTGCCATGCGACGTCCATGTGGCTTTCGCCGTCGAAGGGGATCACTTCAGCATCAAGGGGATCAAACTGGATAAGGACAGTTCGGGCACGAAGCCCTGCAGGCCGGGAGCGCGGCAG GCCTTCGTCCTGCGACCTGGGCAGCGTGGGAGACTCCAGTTGGCCtttcgcccgccgcccctgtCCCTGTGGCGAGCCGGTCCCCTGACGGAGTTTCGCGGCTTTCTGGTTGCGTCGTTTCCGTCTGCGCCTGTGGGCACCCGCCGGCAGCGCTGGGAAGTGACCGCGGAGTGCAGACAGCCGGCGATACGCCTCGAGTCTGCAGAGCGCCACGCCGCAGAATCTCCCGTAGATGGCGAAGACGACCTCATGACGCGAGCCGGAGTGCGGCTCAGCGGCGGGCAGATTCGCCTCCACGTGGCCTTCGGGCGAGTCCACATCGCCGCGCGAAAAGCCGTCAAGCGAAGCCTGACGCTGTCCAGCGTCTCGCCAGTAGCCGCGAAGTGGTCGCTCGCTCACGTCCCCAAGGAAAGCTCCAGCCCAACCTCCCCAAGCCGCTCCGCGTCCGTCGGGGGAGCGGCGCACCGCCGAACGCGTCTCGGaacctcctcgcgcgtcccGATATCT CGGAGCGTGAAAAAGGCCACTGACGACCCCAACGCCTTTCGATTTGACATACGCAGTGGCGTCCTAGGTCCCGGCGCGGAACGCGCCATCGGAAGGTCACGTAGGGCTCTCTCAGCTACGAGTTGCGGCGTCCAGAAAGTCTCTGTCGTGTTTGA GCCTCGAAGCGTTGCCGTTTATCGATCGCGGTTTCGAATTTGCGTCGAGCATGGCGAGTCCATCGACTTCGAGCTCGAGGGTGTGGGAAGCGTCGACGAGGAAGATGATCCGTAA